A genome region from Cucumis sativus cultivar 9930 chromosome 4, Cucumber_9930_V3, whole genome shotgun sequence includes the following:
- the LOC116403259 gene encoding uncharacterized protein LOC116403259: MAKSKDDITYGTAQAKLSEDEALRVAYKHGTPLESGKIADSDTVDLFSSAHKIARDTSDGRSSAAATQSISSNQVHHSGDANDKEAGKGM; encoded by the coding sequence ATGGCGAAGAGCAAAGACGATATAACATACGGTACTGCTCAAGCTAAATTATCCGAAGATGAAGCCCTAAGAGTCGCTTACAAGCACGGTACGCCGCTCGAATCGGGGAAAATTGCGGACTCCGATACTGTCGATCTGTTTTCCAGTGCACACAAAATTGCTCGAGATACTTCTGACGGTCGATCTTCCGCGGCCGCTACTCAATCAATTTCATCCAATCAGGTGCATCACAGCGGCGATGCTAATGATAAAGAAGCTGGGAAGGGGATGTGA